TTCGGTTGGTTCGGTCATTAGTGCTTGATCAACGATTTCTGGCCATGCTGTAGTTGGCGGATGAACACCAGCATCAAGCAGACGCTTTGCGACATCTGTCGCATGATGTTCACCTGCACTCGCAACGAACTCATGGAAGAACGGACCGTACGGAATGGCAAAGTCAATCTGGCTGGCAAGATAGTTTGCATTGAGGATAGCCCGCTCACCAGTGTCGAGAAGTCCCTCATCGCCGAGGCGGAGAATATAGGCAAAGCTTTTTAACAGAACAGGCCAGTTGCCGTGGAATCCATGGACCTTACCAATCGTATTGTCTGGTTCGTAGAATTCGTAGTCGCCATCCTCAGTCTCACGAACGTGAGGCTTTGGAAGGTAATCGGCCAGTTCTTCCTTGACTCCGACAGGACCAGCACCAGGACCACCACCGCCGTGAGGGGCAGCGAATGTTTTATGCACATTATAGTGCATGATATCGAAGTCCATATCACCTGGACGAGCTCGTCCCATCAATGCGTTGAGGTTCGCTCCGTCGTAGTACAATAGACCACCAACATCATGAATGGCATCGGCAATCTCCTGAATATCATCCTCGAAGACACCAACGGTGTTTGGATTGGTAAGCATCAGAGCGGCAGTTTCCTCTGATACTGCGTTTCGAACAGCCTCAAGATCCATACAACCTTCATCATTACTCTCAATAACGACCACGTCATAGCCAGCCATCGTGGCTGTTGCTGGATTCGTACCGTGAGCTGTGTCTGGGACGATAACTTCGCTACGTTCGTCGCCATTAGACCGGTGATACTCTTTTGCAATCATGATGCCGGTAAACTCACCGGCTGCACCTGACGGGGGCTGCAGTGTAACAGCATCCATGCCACCAATCCGAGCAAGATAGTCCTGCAGCGTATGCATAATCTCCAGGTTGCCCTGAATTGTGTCTTCTTGCCGGTCTGGATGAACAGCGCCTGCTGGATGAGCAGCAAGATCTTCGGTAAACTTCGGGTTGTACTTCATAGTACATGATCCAAGCGGATACGGACCATTTTCGACGCCATATGTCATCTCGGAGAGCCGTGTGTAGTGACGAGCTAGCTCTGGTTCAGAAAGTTCCGGCAGTTCGATCTCGTCGCGCGTTATTTCATCTGGAAGAGAAACATCATCAGTGCTAACTGTCGAACGATCCTTTTCCGCAAGGTGGGGTTCGTATACATTATCTTCTTCTCGAACCCAGCGAGCTTGTTCAAATTTCATTGTGTTACCTCCTCAAGTGCGGTGACTTCTTTGAAAGCTTGTACGAAGTCGTCTGTGTGATCCCGGTTCGTATCAGTCACACAGATCTGAATCTCATCCTTGTTAAGAGCGTGAACGGCAAAACCTTTGTCCTGAAGTTCATCACGGATATCGGTCGCTGAACGTTCAGTTTCAACGACAAACTCGCGGAAGTGATTACGATCATTAACAGGTGCCGTTACACCTTCAATCTCATTAAGTTCCTCCGCGAGGGTTGCGGGCTCTTCAATACAGATTTGTGCCAAGTTCATGAGACCAGTCGGACCGAGCATTGAGGTGTGCATTGCCGTTCGCAGAGCGACCCACGCAGCATTTGTACAGATGTTTGATGTAGCGCGCTCTCTTCGGATATGCTGTTCACGAGTTGAGAGTACGAGTGCGTATGCTCGGTTATCATCAGCATCTTCAGTAACACCAGCTAAGCGACCTGGCATCTGCCGGAGAAATTCCTCGCGGGCAGAGAACAGGCCGAGACCAAGGCCAAAGCTCTTTGGCATGCCAAGGACACTCGCATCACCAATGACAACATCAGCACCAACTGAAGCTGGTTCCTCGATAACAGAAAGTGCAACAGGGTCGGAACCAAGGCAGAACATTGCGTCATGTTCATCAGCTAAGTTGCCGATTTTATCGAGGTTTTCTTCAAGTGTACCTCGGACAGTTGGTGACCGTGCATAAACCATCGAAACATCATCGTCGATACTTGACTCAAGATCGTCAATGTCGACATTACCGTCTTCCATTGCAAATTCATCAATATGGAGGCCAGTACCATCTACATAGTTCCCGAGTACTTCACGGTACCGTTCGTCTGTCAGTTCAGGAATAAGAATGCGCTCACCGCTGATTCGTCGAGCACGAGATGAAAGTGTTGCTGCCTCACCGAGTGCAGTTGCAGCATCATAGATTGAACAGTTAACGATTTCAAGCCCCGTTAGCTCAGACATCATCGATTGGTACTCGAAGAGTACCTGCAGGAATCCTTGCGACACTTCGGCCTGATACTGGGTGTAGCTTGTTAGGAACTCAGTTCGCAAGGAAAGGTGATCAATCATGGAGGGGATATAATGATCATAATGTCCTCGACCGAGGAATTCGATAATATCGTCATTCTGCTGTAACATCCCCTCGACCTTCTGCATAGTTTCACGTTCAGTATGCGATTCAATTCCCAGCTCGTCATCGTAAAGTAATTCATCAGGAACAGCAAACAACTCACTGACGTCATCAACACCGACGGCGTCAAGCATTTCTTCTGTGTCTTCTGGGTGGTGTGGCGCAAACGGCGTTCCACCACTTGTATGATGTTCACTCATATTTCGTGAAGGATGGTGATTGTCGTGAAGGTTGGCTAGCGGTACTCAGTCAAGAAGCTCTTCTTGATACGCCTCAACGTCGTAGAGGTTCTCAACTTCAGCTTCATCAGACATTTCGACTTTGATTATCCAACCGTCACCGTATGGATCATCATTGACCAACTCTGGTGCATCAAGAATTTCTTCGTTTACGTCTACGACTTCACCAGAAACCGGCGAGTAAATGTCTGCAACTGCTTTGATCGATTCGGCAACGCCAAACGCGTCGCCCTGTGCGACTTCGTCACCGACCTGAGGGAGTTCGAAGAAAACTAGGTCGCCGAACTCATCCTGCGCAAAATCGGCAAGTCCAATCGTCGCCGTTCCATTTTCGATACGTGCCCATTCGTGATCTTCTGTGTAGTAGAGATCGTCTTTAACTTCGTAGCTCATAATTTTAGTTTAGGAATCGATGTGATGTAATTGTTGCACTTTTCGGATTACCACGGACCATGACATTGATGTCGGTGCCTTCTTCGGCATACGACGAGTCGACATACCCGAGGCCAATCGCTTCACCAAGAGTTGGAGCCATGGTTCCACTCGTCACCTCGCCAATTTCCTCGCCGTCAGTTGATTCGATTGTGTATCCATGCCGTGGTACCCCACGGTCATTTAGCTTAAGTCCAATCAACTGTTTTTCGGTTCCATTTTGGATCTGATCCGCACAAACATCTTTACCGACGAAATCATGATCAAGATCAACAGCAAAACTCAATTTAGCTTCAATCGGCGTTACCGGCATCTCTTCAGGATGGAAGTCTTGTCCAGACAGTAAGAGACCAGCTTCAAGCCGGAGTGTATCCCGACAACCGAGGCCACAAGGGGTAACACCATCAAAAGCATTCCACAGGGACTCTGCTTTATCAGCAGGGCCAGCAATCTCAAATCCATCTTCTCCTGTATAACCAGTACGAGCAACCCACATTTCAGCACCGTTAATAGTAGCCCACATACCTTCGTACCGACCTAACGAGAGAACATCTTCTTCAGTCGCAGCATCAACATGTTCAGGCGCATTTGGGCCCTGAACAGCTACCATCGCATAATCCTCAGTTGTGATTGTGACGTCGGCATCTAATCCCAGCTCATCACGATATGATCGCCATCGATCAGCAATCATTTCATCGTTACCTGCATTCGGAACACCAAGGTATCGCTCCTCTCCGTCTTGGTCTGGAAGTCGATAGAATATAATATCTTCAATCATATGGCCATCTTCATTGAGGATGGCACTGTATCTGCCCTGCCCTATATCCATCTCATCAACAGCATTCGTTACCAGATTTGCATTAAGCTCAGCAGCATCGGGTCCGGTAACTTCTATCTGCCCCATATGTGACACGTCAAAAATACCTACGTCCTCCCGAACAGCACTGTGCTCGGTACGAATGTCGTCAAATTCAACCGGCATCTCCCATCCACCAAAGTCGGTGAATGAAGCACCAAGTTCGTCGTGTACCGCATACAGTGGCGGTTTTTGTAACGACATACAATTTTACGCACGCGGAAACAACTTAATAGTTGCTAATCACGAAAGTTCCGCCGGTCAACTAGTTCAATATTATATGTTTCATGGCATATTTCACCGAATAAGGAAATAATCGTTGTATAATAGTACTATTTTTAGCCCATACATTAATCCATTAAATATACAATAATTATGAGTTAAATTGTTAATCTGCAAGTAGGCCGAAAGGAACAACTCACGCGACTCATATTGCTAGGTATGACTCGCTTGGAGTCGGTATTTGAACGACTGGCAGCAACAGATTCGCAAGTAGCACTGTTTGTTGATGGACCAAACGTTCTGCGAGAGAACTTTTCGATCGACTTAGATGATGTTCGTGACGTTGCCCGCAATCGGGGGAGACTGACAGTATCGCGGCTATACTTAGATGAGCGTGCACCAGGAAAACTTGTTCAGGCAGCAGAAGCACGAGGATTCGAAGTAATCGTAACAAGTGGTGACGTCGATGTTCGGATGGCCGTGGAAGCGACAGAACTGATTCTTGAGAAAGATATTGATCTGCTGGTTATTGCATCTCGAGATACAGATTTCAAGCCGGTGCTTGAGTTGGCGCGTGAGCGGGGGATTGCAACGATTGCGCTTGCACCCGGAGAACATGGGCGGTCAGACGCACTACGCAATGCGGCTGATGAAGCTATTAAACTTTCAGGTCAATCAGATGAGGACGAGTAGTTTAAGTCCTACAGGTTACGGCCCCATTCTTGAGAGGTTGTCGAAGACAGCAAGCAGGCAGTCATAGTTGACACTACAGCGGTAGCGAGACGAAACCTCCAGGATTTAGCCGGGGGAGCCAAAGAGTATGGAATTGTTCCTATGTATACCACCACCGGACCTTTGGCAACAAGACACACCAGTTCAAGTGTTGCCAGCACGACTTAATAACTATGAGTAAAAATACACCAATTCTCGATAATCATCTTCATTTGAACCCTGAAGAAGGAGATGGTATCGAAGCAGTTGATGCATTTGCATCGATGGGAGGGACACACATGCTAATCGTGAATCTACCTTCATGGTATTTTGATGTTCAGGCATCAAAAGGAGAGGATTTTCAGCCGGTATTTGACAAAACAGTTGAGATTGCTAAACAAGCAACAACCCGACTTCCGGGAAAGGCTTGGCCGGTCCTTGGAGTACATCCTGGGTTGATCTCAAAACTAATTGAACGTGGAGAAAGCCCTGATTCAGCCAAAGAAATTATGCAGTCGGGGATTGAAACAGCAGCAGAATATGTTGCAGAAGGCAAAGCACTGGCATTGAAATCAGGTCGTCCACATTATGACGTATCGGATGAGGTTTGGCAAGCATCTAATGACGTGATGCGACACGCATTTCAGATGGGCGCCGAGCATGACTGTGTCGTTCAACTGCACACAGAAGGTGGTAGTGATTTCAGTGAAGTGACAACATGGGCAAAAGAGGTTGGACTCGATTCCAAACATGTTGTGAAACACTATTCACAAGGACCGATTGAGGGACCTGTTCCCAGTGTAATTAGCTCTAAAGACGCAATAGAAGAGGCTGCTGAAGGAGATGAATTATTCTTCATGGAGACAGATTTTCTTGATGATCCAGACCGTCCGGGTGCTGTTCTTGGGCCGAAGACAGTCCCACGGCGAGTTCGATGGATGGAGGAAAACGGTTATGAGGAGGCGATTTACCGTGCACATGTAGAAGCTCCAAAGCGGGTATACGGAATTGACACAGAGTCCACACTCTAGAACTCATCAAGCCCAGACTGTTCAGCGGCAGCCAGCAAATCATCACATGTTTGCCAAGATTCTCGGGCAAACGGAGGCAAAGATCCGTAATCCTCGATGTATGAGGCGAGAAAGTCACGCGTGGTCTGGTCACTTGGATATCCACTGCCAATTTCACCATATTCACTGGCAAGGTCAGAAATATGGGATTCTCGTCTCGTTTTGGCGACGATAGAGGCAGCTGCGACGATTGGATATTCGACGTCTGCTTTGTGGGTTGCTTCAAGCTCAAACGAGAAATTACACTGCTGTTGGATTCGAGATGCAAATCGTTCAGGCTTAACATCACTTGCATCAACAACAACGGCAACGTCCGACGCTGGATTACTATCAATTATATTATTTATAGCAGTAGCATGGGCTGAAACAGTCAATGTATTCATGTCTGTCTCTGGCGCGTCAATGTCAGAAGGCGAAACCTCAATCGTCGCAGTATAGATTGAACTATGCTCCGCAATCTGGGTGGCAAGTGTTTCTCGGGAAGCATCTGACAATTGCTTAGAATCGGCAACAGAATCTGGAATATTAGACAAGTCGGGGACAGCAACCGCAGAAACAAACATTGAACCGATTACGGGACCTTTTCCTGCTTCATCAACGCCAATGTAAATTGTCGATGTAGTCATCTGTGTATCAAACGATTGCTACAAAAGCATGATGAGTGTTTACAGTATTTATTGGGGCGGGGAAGCAAGACGATAGGAGCCGGCGTCGGAATCCAGCTGTCGTTGTTTGATATACTGTGCTGTTCGGCCCAAAATAACAGTATCTGTCTGTTGGAGTTCAGATACCGTTAAGGACCCCGTTACAAACATGGCAGTACGAAGTTCAGCGGTAAGATTCTCAATCTTATCAACGAGTGCATCAACACTGTCGCTTGCTGGTTTGAGCAGTGGTTTAGCTAGGCCACCAGCTTGTGCACCAAGTGCAATGGATTTTGCAATATCAAGGCCAGATCGAACACCACCGCTTGCAATCACACAATCGTGTTCAGATGCTGCTTCGATTGTACTGGCAGCCGTTGGGATCCCCCACTTCCGATACAAAGTTCCAACTCGGTGTCGTTGCTTATCATCAACAGCAGCGGCACGATACGCTTCAACACCAGACCAAGTTGTTCCTCCTCGACCAGCTACATTAATTGCGTCAACGCCAGCATCCGATAATTGAGCAGCAGTCTCTGCGCTGATGCCATTTCCAGTTTCCTTGACAATTATTGGAACAGAGAGGGAATCAGCTAGTCGCTCAATAGCGGCCAAGCAGCCTCGAGCATCAACGTCACCCTCAGGCTGAACGGCTTCCTGAAGGAAATTAAGATGAACAGCCATGGCATCTGCATCGATCATCTCCACAGCCTCTTCTACTGTTTCAGTATCATACGAGATGACCTGTGCCGCACCAAGGTTTCCAAATATAAACGCATTGGGCGCAGCATCACGGACAACAGTATAGGACTCAAGGACATCAGGGTCATCCAGTTCCAGTGCAGCCCGCTGGCTGCCAAGCCCCATTGCAACGTTGCACTCTTCTGCAGCAGCTGCGAGTCGTCTGTTAATCTTAATTGTGTTCTCGCTCCCGCCAGTCATGCTGTCTAAAATAATCGGTGCAGAGATTTCTTTTCCGCAGAGATCAACAGACAAATCAATTTGTTCCCTATGGACTTCAGGAAGTGCCTCGTGAACTAACTGGACATCTGCAAATCCGGTTGTTCCTTCTTCAACGTCTTCATCGCGGATGATGCGGATATGGTCGTCCTTCCGATCCTCAGTTTCCGACATACGGGAATGTGCGTATGGGGAGAACAAAGTAATGTCGATTTTTAGCTTCTTCTAAGTTAGCCCTTATCAGTAGTTGAAAACACAGTTTTATTATTCAACACGAGTCATGTGATAATGGTGTATCACGGGTTGTTACCGGATCACCACTGAATAAAGAAATCGTATTATCAACAACTGTTATCGTTAAGATGCTATACACGGGGCCGATTGATGGAGTAGTTTACGCAATGAGATGGTCTTCTTGTTCAAATTCCTCATCTTCCCCTTCAACGGCGATTACATCAAGTTCTGTAACGGTCGCACCAGTATTAACTAATCCAGCTAAGCTTGGCGTTGTTCGACCATCATCACCGCTGACAAGTTCTTTAATATAGAGACCGCCTTCGCCGTCAATTGTGATTGTCGCCGTTGTCTCATCGACAAGTTCGCCACCAGCGGCGTAGACATCACGAGTTCTGGTCTGACTTGCACGGCGATGGTCGACCCGTTGCGGAGTAAATTGCTCGATGGTAGTTCCTTCAAGCTCATCAAGTGCAGCACTTAGTGTTGAGGAATCAATTGGATCATCGAACTGAACAGTTGCTCGGTACACTTTGCTAGCATCAAGTTCTTTGACACGCTCAACCATTGTGTGGGTTGCCAGCTGAAGTCCATCTACTTCAACACCGTCAGCGTGGTCGTTAATAGTCTTCTGTAACGCCTCAATGTCGGGCGTTCGAATAGCTGGGTTTTTGACTTCAACAACAAAAGGGCGACCAGTTCCAAGCATTAGTGCGTCAACATCTTCACGACCTGCACCGTGAAAAAGCGCTTCTTCACCATTCATGGCCTCTTTAACATGAGGAGAAACCTCCTCCTCTACACTTGTCGGATAAAGATATCCTTCGCCGTCACAGTGTTCACATGGGACTTCACCTTCATCACCAAATTGTTTCCCGGATCCACCACATTCACGACATGGCCATTCTGTTTGTGGAATGTCTCGTTCGATTTTGCGATATCGACCGTATACAAAGGCTGGGTTAACCTGTAGGTCCACATCGCCCCGCTCAAGATTCAAAACAGCAAGAATATCCGGACGCTCAAAGTCGACTTGCGAGTCCGTAAGTGCACCAACGCGTTTGCCGACCTCGCGGTTAAATGCAGATTTAAATGATTCACCAGCATCAGAAGGGAGATCAGCATCCTCGCGAAGAAGACGATCATTTTCTTCGATGAGTGGTGGGACTCGGGTACCCACTTGGTATGTATTAAATTCATAATCACGAGCTTCCTCTGCTACGCGTTCGGCCCACGTTTCATATTCATTACAGTGTCCTTCACAAACCCAGCATGCATCAGGGTCAGGACGTTTGTACTCAATGTCCTCATCTATTGCAGCAGTTACACGGAGGGCTTTACCTCGCTCAATATTAGTGAGTCCAAAGCTACGATCAGCGACAACACGGCCGAGACACGCATTGCAGAGTGGCCCAGTGTCAAGAAGTTCGCGGGTTATTCGGAGAAGATCCATACATAAACGGAGTTCGGGCGCGTGTTAGAACGTTTCGGAGCACATATACTCAGCGAAATATCTGCCCTATTCGAGCTTTTGGCACAGGAGGCATAACCAGCAAGAAGTGAACTACCTCTGCCTACTCACTCACCGCTGACGCGGTTCGCTCCTTGAGGATGGGGACGTAGCCTGTAAGAGTTAAACCAAAAACAGTTGATATATTGATCTGGTATAGGCTCTTGCCTAACTGAGCGAAACAATGATCAGATAAGCGATATCGTTACTGATTGGCGTTTGACCTCCTCCACACGGCTGAAGTCGTGGGATTCCTCCGTGGGTAATCCAACCAGATCGATTACCCCGGCTGTGAACGTGCGGGTTTGCTGACGCTGGGTTGGTCGAATGAACGCGACTGTTCCTCAACATCGGCGGGTCTCCAGTCGTGTTCGTTCCACTGCCAGTACGCCCCCTCGTGGGGTGCGTCCCTGTCGCGTTCAGCAGACAGGGCAGCGGGCCGGGCCATCGGCCCCACTTCTTGCTGCAAGATGTTCCACGCTCCTGCCACGTCACTGTGAGCGTTTAGCTCGCAGTCTTGACACCGGAACGAATCGCCTCTCCGAGTGACATCACTACTTCCACACTCGGGACACTCGCTACTTGCACACCTCGATCTGTCAACGACGGGGGGGATATCTGTGTATCACTGAATTAGGCAAAAGCGCTGGTATATTATCCATCTGAATACCACAACCATAGGAAAAAAGAGATAGGAGCAAAATGCCGTACAGGTCACCAACCTTTATAAAGCTTAAATACGACTTTTAAATGTAGTATGACCAATCCAAAAGAGACTATTAATATCGAAAATGTAGTTGCTTCGACGGGAATCGGCCAAGAGCTGGATCTCCAGAGTGTTGCAATGGACCTTGAGGGAGCTGACTATGATCCAGAACAGTTCCCAGGACTTGTTTATCGTACTGAAGATCCGAAATCTGCTGCTCTCATTTTCCGTTCAGGAAAAATCGTCTGTACTGGAGCTAAGAGCACCGATGATGTGCACGAGAGTTTACAGATTGTCTTTGACAAACTTCGAGAGCTTAAAATTAACGTCAATGACGATCCGGAGATTGTCGTTCAGAACATTGTTACCTCGGCTGACCTTGGACGTAACCTAAATCTCAATGCGATTGCAATTGGATTAGGACTCGAGAATATTGAGTACGAGCCAGAGCAATTCCCCGGGCTGGTATATCGACTCGACGATCCAGAAGTTGTAGCTCTGCTTTTCGGATCTGGTAAACTCGTCATTACTGGCGGAAAAGAACCAGAAGATGCAGAACACGCGGTTGACGAAATTGTTGATCGTCTGGAAGATCTCGGATTACTCAACTAATCGTTGAGGAACTTATTCAACGAGTCGTTCAATTTCTGTAACAAGGATATCGCTGGCACCAACTTCTTTTACTTCCGTTATTGTCTCGAAAACATCACGCTCATCAACTACAGCATGAACAGCCACCTTGCCATTTTGTCCATCGGCGATATCCATTACGGTCGGGCCACCCATGCCAGGAATGACTGATTTGACAGTTTCAAGTTGGTCAGTTGGTACATTCATCATAAGATATCTTTTTCCTTCAGCATCAAGAACAGATTGTAGTGCTGTAGTAACTTGTTGCACCTTTGTGTCAGTGGCGACATCATCACGAGCAAACAGGCGAACAGAGCTGTTGAGCACTTCATCGATGATTGCAAGTCGGTTTACCTGTAACGTGGTTCCCGTTGAAGTAATATCTACAATTGCATCGGCCATTCCAGCGTGTGGGGTTAGT
This portion of the Salinarchaeum sp. IM2453 genome encodes:
- a CDS encoding NYN domain-containing protein, whose protein sequence is MTRLESVFERLAATDSQVALFVDGPNVLRENFSIDLDDVRDVARNRGRLTVSRLYLDERAPGKLVQAAEARGFEVIVTSGDVDVRMAVEATELILEKDIDLLVIASRDTDFKPVLELARERGIATIALAPGEHGRSDALRNAADEAIKLSGQSDEDE
- a CDS encoding tRNA pseudouridine(54/55) synthase Pus10, encoding MDLLRITRELLDTGPLCNACLGRVVADRSFGLTNIERGKALRVTAAIDEDIEYKRPDPDACWVCEGHCNEYETWAERVAEEARDYEFNTYQVGTRVPPLIEENDRLLREDADLPSDAGESFKSAFNREVGKRVGALTDSQVDFERPDILAVLNLERGDVDLQVNPAFVYGRYRKIERDIPQTEWPCRECGGSGKQFGDEGEVPCEHCDGEGYLYPTSVEEEVSPHVKEAMNGEEALFHGAGREDVDALMLGTGRPFVVEVKNPAIRTPDIEALQKTINDHADGVEVDGLQLATHTMVERVKELDASKVYRATVQFDDPIDSSTLSAALDELEGTTIEQFTPQRVDHRRASQTRTRDVYAAGGELVDETTATITIDGEGGLYIKELVSGDDGRTTPSLAGLVNTGATVTELDVIAVEGEDEEFEQEDHLIA
- a CDS encoding TatD family hydrolase, which codes for MSKNTPILDNHLHLNPEEGDGIEAVDAFASMGGTHMLIVNLPSWYFDVQASKGEDFQPVFDKTVEIAKQATTRLPGKAWPVLGVHPGLISKLIERGESPDSAKEIMQSGIETAAEYVAEGKALALKSGRPHYDVSDEVWQASNDVMRHAFQMGAEHDCVVQLHTEGGSDFSEVTTWAKEVGLDSKHVVKHYSQGPIEGPVPSVISSKDAIEEAAEGDELFFMETDFLDDPDRPGAVLGPKTVPRRVRWMEENGYEEAIYRAHVEAPKRVYGIDTESTL
- the hisG gene encoding ATP phosphoribosyltransferase, with product MRIAVPNKGRLHDPTMDLLERAGLPVVNSADRKLYADTVDPDVTILFARAADIPEYVRDGAADMGITGYDQVKEANADTLTELLDLEFGQCRLVLAAPEEGEIQSPTDLEGGTIATEFPTITRSYLEQEGINADITEVTGATELTPHAGMADAIVDITSTGTTLQVNRLAIIDEVLNSSVRLFARDDVATDTKVQQVTTALQSVLDAEGKRYLMMNVPTDQLETVKSVIPGMGGPTVMDIADGQNGKVAVHAVVDERDVFETITEVKEVGASDILVTEIERLVE
- the gcvPB gene encoding aminomethyl-transferring glycine dehydrogenase subunit GcvPB codes for the protein MKFEQARWVREEDNVYEPHLAEKDRSTVSTDDVSLPDEITRDEIELPELSEPELARHYTRLSEMTYGVENGPYPLGSCTMKYNPKFTEDLAAHPAGAVHPDRQEDTIQGNLEIMHTLQDYLARIGGMDAVTLQPPSGAAGEFTGIMIAKEYHRSNGDERSEVIVPDTAHGTNPATATMAGYDVVVIESNDEGCMDLEAVRNAVSEETAALMLTNPNTVGVFEDDIQEIADAIHDVGGLLYYDGANLNALMGRARPGDMDFDIMHYNVHKTFAAPHGGGGPGAGPVGVKEELADYLPKPHVRETEDGDYEFYEPDNTIGKVHGFHGNWPVLLKSFAYILRLGDEGLLDTGERAILNANYLASQIDFAIPYGPFFHEFVASAGEHHATDVAKRLLDAGVHPPTTAWPEIVDQALMTEPTEIESKDTLDQLAQAFNIAAEATEEELKASPQNTAARRIDQSSADRNPRLTWDAIEDIGVETPADD
- the fni gene encoding type 2 isopentenyl-diphosphate Delta-isomerase translates to MSETEDRKDDHIRIIRDEDVEEGTTGFADVQLVHEALPEVHREQIDLSVDLCGKEISAPIILDSMTGGSENTIKINRRLAAAAEECNVAMGLGSQRAALELDDPDVLESYTVVRDAAPNAFIFGNLGAAQVISYDTETVEEAVEMIDADAMAVHLNFLQEAVQPEGDVDARGCLAAIERLADSLSVPIIVKETGNGISAETAAQLSDAGVDAINVAGRGGTTWSGVEAYRAAAVDDKQRHRVGTLYRKWGIPTAASTIEAASEHDCVIASGGVRSGLDIAKSIALGAQAGGLAKPLLKPASDSVDALVDKIENLTAELRTAMFVTGSLTVSELQQTDTVILGRTAQYIKQRQLDSDAGSYRLASPPQ
- the rnhB gene encoding ribonuclease HII, which gives rise to MTTSTIYIGVDEAGKGPVIGSMFVSAVAVPDLSNIPDSVADSKQLSDASRETLATQIAEHSSIYTATIEVSPSDIDAPETDMNTLTVSAHATAINNIIDSNPASDVAVVVDASDVKPERFASRIQQQCNFSFELEATHKADVEYPIVAAASIVAKTRRESHISDLASEYGEIGSGYPSDQTTRDFLASYIEDYGSLPPFARESWQTCDDLLAAAEQSGLDEF
- the gcvT gene encoding glycine cleavage system aminomethyltransferase GcvT yields the protein MSLQKPPLYAVHDELGASFTDFGGWEMPVEFDDIRTEHSAVREDVGIFDVSHMGQIEVTGPDAAELNANLVTNAVDEMDIGQGRYSAILNEDGHMIEDIIFYRLPDQDGEERYLGVPNAGNDEMIADRWRSYRDELGLDADVTITTEDYAMVAVQGPNAPEHVDAATEEDVLSLGRYEGMWATINGAEMWVARTGYTGEDGFEIAGPADKAESLWNAFDGVTPCGLGCRDTLRLEAGLLLSGQDFHPEEMPVTPIEAKLSFAVDLDHDFVGKDVCADQIQNGTEKQLIGLKLNDRGVPRHGYTIESTDGEEIGEVTSGTMAPTLGEAIGLGYVDSSYAEEGTDINVMVRGNPKSATITSHRFLN
- the gcvH gene encoding glycine cleavage system protein GcvH, which gives rise to MSYEVKDDLYYTEDHEWARIENGTATIGLADFAQDEFGDLVFFELPQVGDEVAQGDAFGVAESIKAVADIYSPVSGEVVDVNEEILDAPELVNDDPYGDGWIIKVEMSDEAEVENLYDVEAYQEELLD
- the gcvPA gene encoding aminomethyl-transferring glycine dehydrogenase subunit GcvPA, with protein sequence MSEHHTSGGTPFAPHHPEDTEEMLDAVGVDDVSELFAVPDELLYDDELGIESHTERETMQKVEGMLQQNDDIIEFLGRGHYDHYIPSMIDHLSLRTEFLTSYTQYQAEVSQGFLQVLFEYQSMMSELTGLEIVNCSIYDAATALGEAATLSSRARRISGERILIPELTDERYREVLGNYVDGTGLHIDEFAMEDGNVDIDDLESSIDDDVSMVYARSPTVRGTLEENLDKIGNLADEHDAMFCLGSDPVALSVIEEPASVGADVVIGDASVLGMPKSFGLGLGLFSAREEFLRQMPGRLAGVTEDADDNRAYALVLSTREQHIRRERATSNICTNAAWVALRTAMHTSMLGPTGLMNLAQICIEEPATLAEELNEIEGVTAPVNDRNHFREFVVETERSATDIRDELQDKGFAVHALNKDEIQICVTDTNRDHTDDFVQAFKEVTALEEVTQ
- a CDS encoding TATA-box-binding protein; amino-acid sequence: MTNPKETINIENVVASTGIGQELDLQSVAMDLEGADYDPEQFPGLVYRTEDPKSAALIFRSGKIVCTGAKSTDDVHESLQIVFDKLRELKINVNDDPEIVVQNIVTSADLGRNLNLNAIAIGLGLENIEYEPEQFPGLVYRLDDPEVVALLFGSGKLVITGGKEPEDAEHAVDEIVDRLEDLGLLN